CATGGTTTGGTATTGGCACCCTAAGGCAGGTATGGGGACCATGATGGTACGCGCAGGTCGTTGAACTGTGTCGGAATCTCCGACCGTGCACGACCATTGGTTGAGACCAGCATGAGCACGCCCCGTCCCTGTTGACGGGTAGCATAAATTAACATAGTGCCGTTGGGTGCAACAGTGGGTGACTCATCCGACGACGTTTCTGTTAATACCTTCAAATTGCCGCGCTTGAGATCCTGCGCAGCAATACGGAAGTTTTGGTAACCATCCTGTCTATGGACCATGACCATGGTCTGGCCGTCGAAGGATAGCTTGGCATTGGCGTTGTAGTTGCCGACGAAGGTCAACCGCTCTGTTCCGCCACTGTTGATGTTCTGTTTGTAGATCTGCGGGCGCCCCCCACGGTCCGAGGTGAACACGATGGTGTCGTTGTCCATCCAGGTCGGCTCGGTATCGATTGCGAAATGGTTGGTCACCCGGCGCATTTCCTTGGTCTCAAGGTTCATGACGTAGATTTCCGGATTACCGTCGCGGGACAGCACGAATGCCAGACGTTTGCCGTCGGGGGACCAGGCCGGAGCTCCGTTGAGCCCCTGGAAGCTGGTTATGCGCTCGCGGCGGCCGGTCTGCACGTAATGTATGTAGATTTCCGGCCGTCTCGATTCGAAGGATACATAGGCGATACGCTGGCCATCCGGGGCGTAGCTCGGGCTGAGGATCGGCTCGCGCGACTGCAGGAGGGTCACCGCACGGGCACCATCGTAATCGGACCGCTGCAGCGTGTAGCGCGTGTTGTCCACGGAAAAACGTTCGGCGGAAACGTATAGCAGCTTGGTATTGAATGCTCCGCGCGTACCGGTGAGCTCTTCGAACACCTGGTCGCTGACATGATGCGCGAGATCACGCAGCTGGCTGCGCGACCCGCTGACCGTCTTGGACATGAGCAGCTCTTCGCGCGCTACCCCGTACAGGTGATAGGCGATTTCATAGCGATCAGCCGCGGCGTCATGCGTAACGCGCCCGGCCACGACGTAATCAACGCCGAGCACTTTCCAGTCGCGGGGGAATATTTCCTCGGCCCGCGTAGGATAGCTGAGCATGTTCTGACGATCGAACGGGGCAAACATGCCGCTGTTGTACAGATCCTGGCCCGTGATCTGCGCCAGATCTTCCGGCAATGGAGCACTGCCACTCCAACCAAAGGGTACGACCGCGATGGGGGTCGCGCGGTCCGTACCACGGGTAATCTCGATCACGTTCTGCGCCTGCGCAAGGGCAGCGAAGCAAAACATGACCAGTGCGACGAACAGTCCGCCGAGTTTCTTTGAAGTCATCAAAACGATAAGTCCTCTGGTCTGAATCGCAAGAGCTTGTTGCGATAGTCGCGATCGAAGATGGCCGGGTTTTCCCGCGACAGCTGCTGCATCTCCGGGATCCGCCCGACGTTCTTGACTGCCTGCACCGCGGATTGATCAAAGCCCGCGTCACCACTGGACCGGGTGACCACCGCATCGGTGATCTGGCCCGTGGGCAACATGCTGATGCGCACTTCGACCACCATGCCGTTGCGCGCTGTAGGCGGTCGACGCCATTGCTCGCTGACGTAGCGGCGAATGACATCATCAAAACTGGCCGCAACCTCATCGCCGATCTGGTCGGCCTGGGCGCGCTGATACTGGGTTTCTTCCGCGAGCAGCTCCGACAGAGCTCGGGCCCGTGCGTCTTCCTGTTCGCGCTTCTCTCGAGCTACGCGGTCGGCCTCGGCTTTCTTCTTCGCCTGCTCAGCAGCCTTGCGTTTGGCATCCTCGGCCGCCTTTCGCTTGGCCTCTTCCGCTGCCTTGCGCTTGGCGTCTTCAGCAGCCTTCTGTTTGGCTGCATCGGCTGCGGCGGCTTTTTTCTGCGCCTCTTCCTCGGCGCGCTTGCGGGCAATATCTGCCTGACGCTTGGCTTCCGCCTCGGCTTTCTGCTTGGCGGTCTTTTCCGCTTCGGCGCGCGCTGCAGCAACCTGCTTTTGCCGCTCGGCCTGCGCAGCGGCCGCAGCTTCCTGGCGGGCCTTGTCTGCAGCAGCCTGACTGGCAGCTTCCTGCGCTTCCTGCTGTTCCTGTTTCTTGCGCTCGAGCTCTTCGGCTTCGTGCGTCGGCGCAGCCGTACGCTCAGCTTCCCCGGCGATACGCTGATTGGTTTGCGTGGTGGCCGGACTTTTCGAGTTTAGCTGAACGAGTCGAGCCTGCACGATCGGCTTGGCGGGCTCGAATTCAGGGGCCGACGAGAACGAAACGAACAGCAATGCCGCCACCACGACGTGAAGCGCAACCGCCTTGATAGCCGACGCGGTAAATCGCCCGGTTCCGCCCTCGCGCGGGTGGTCTTCGCGTGTGTTCACGGCGCCTCGGTAATCAATCCGACG
Above is a window of Halopseudomonas nanhaiensis DNA encoding:
- the tolB gene encoding Tol-Pal system beta propeller repeat protein TolB, whose product is MTSKKLGGLFVALVMFCFAALAQAQNVIEITRGTDRATPIAVVPFGWSGSAPLPEDLAQITGQDLYNSGMFAPFDRQNMLSYPTRAEEIFPRDWKVLGVDYVVAGRVTHDAAADRYEIAYHLYGVAREELLMSKTVSGSRSQLRDLAHHVSDQVFEELTGTRGAFNTKLLYVSAERFSVDNTRYTLQRSDYDGARAVTLLQSREPILSPSYAPDGQRIAYVSFESRRPEIYIHYVQTGRRERITSFQGLNGAPAWSPDGKRLAFVLSRDGNPEIYVMNLETKEMRRVTNHFAIDTEPTWMDNDTIVFTSDRGGRPQIYKQNINSGGTERLTFVGNYNANAKLSFDGQTMVMVHRQDGYQNFRIAAQDLKRGNLKVLTETSSDESPTVAPNGTMLIYATRQQGRGVLMLVSTNGRARSEIPTQFNDLRVPSWSPYLP
- the tolA gene encoding cell envelope integrity protein TolA, with the translated sequence MNTREDHPREGGTGRFTASAIKAVALHVVVAALLFVSFSSAPEFEPAKPIVQARLVQLNSKSPATTQTNQRIAGEAERTAAPTHEAEELERKKQEQQEAQEAASQAAADKARQEAAAAAQAERQKQVAAARAEAEKTAKQKAEAEAKRQADIARKRAEEEAQKKAAAADAAKQKAAEDAKRKAAEEAKRKAAEDAKRKAAEQAKKKAEADRVAREKREQEDARARALSELLAEETQYQRAQADQIGDEVAASFDDVIRRYVSEQWRRPPTARNGMVVEVRISMLPTGQITDAVVTRSSGDAGFDQSAVQAVKNVGRIPEMQQLSRENPAIFDRDYRNKLLRFRPEDLSF